Sequence from the Thermocaproicibacter melissae genome:
GTTTTTCGTGCAGGATTGATTTTCACTGCCTCATGCTTGACCCGAACATCTATGTTGAAACGTGCCCGTAGGCTTTCCGGCGATTGCAGCGTCAGGTCGCTTTTTTCTGTAATGGTACCGCCGATATAATACGGAAGGCCGCAGTTTGCAAACGATACAAACGGCCCGCGTTCCAAAATGACAATCTCTGCTTTTTCATCTAAACGGCGTAATCTCGCCGCTGCAGATGCTCCGCCTGCTACCCCGCCGATGATAACTGTTTTCATACAGATTCCTCCTCATTCGGATTCATGATACTGATTCATTCCGGTGTAAAAACCTTGAATTTATGATTTGAGTATACTGCAAGGGTCTTTTTTTGTCTTTGACTTTGTCACAAATCACACTAGTACAGTATTTTGCGATTTGAAAACTCAAAAAGATAGCCATGAAGGCCGAAACTGGATTTCCGGCTGTGGGTAAATGTTTTATATTTTATTTATGAAAATTATCCATCTTTTTACAAATTAGCCATTTACATTACCTTGTTTTTATGCACTTTATTCTATTTTTATTTTGTGTTAATATGTCTATAAATTAATTTAAATCAAATGCAAATCAAAATGATAGGAAATCAATTCACGGAAGAGGTTCTATAAATCACATCGACCAACGAGAATTTCGTTGTGCAAGGGAATGTTGCTGATATGAAAAAAGTACTGGTTCGCCTCAAAAAAACATATATGAATTTCCGAATCTCAACGAAGCTGTCCGTTTTATATCTTTTTGTATTTTTACTTTCCATGTTCCTTTCATGGATTGTCTATTACAATTTGAACTACCGCTTTTCGATTCAGAAAAGTGGCGAACTCTCTATGCAAACTTTGTACTCCCTGAAATCAAACATCACGAATCTTCTGCAAAACGTCGATTACAACTCGCGTGTCATCCTATCGAACAATGACGTGCAAACAATTCTGAGTAACGGACAAGAGGAAGATACTTTTGTAGCAGAGAAAAAGATGAAAACCATCCTAACCCTGCTAATTAATACCATGCCGTCGATTGAATCCATCTATGTTTTCGACAACTATGGGCACTTCTATGGAGCTGGCAGAGGAATGAACTACAGCCTTAAACTTTCAAGTATTACGGGAGCACCGTGGTATAAGCAGGTTGTAAATCTTCGTGGCGCTAGTCTGTTCCAGTTGCATGCCAACAATATTTTTTCTGCAGAAAACAAAGATAGCAGCGTTTCAATGGTCCGGCTAATCAACGGCACCGTTTCACAGCGCCCAATCGGAATTCTTCTCATGAATATTTCCAACTCGGCATTGGAAGAAAGTTACCACGAAATTGTTAAGAAATATGGAAGCAACGTAATTCTTTTGAACGAATCCAATGAATATATCATTAGCAACGAATCCATTCCCAAAGAAAATGTAGCGATGATTCTTAAAAATAGCGAAGAAAATCGCGATGCTCCAATCATTCTGAAATCCGGCGGCAAGCGGTTCATTTACTCTTCCATTACACTCGACTCCCCTGCATGGAAAATTATCATGGGAATCCCGATGGAAGAAATTGATAAGGAGCTTGCCCTTTACCAGCGTATTACGTTCATCATTATTTTTCTCAACATCATACTTCTGTTGGGAGGAATCATGATCTCCTCACGCCTAATCACTGTTCCGATACACAAACTGCTCGAGTCGATGAGAGGCGTACAAAAAGGCAACTTCGTTACCGTGAACATGAACACCGGCGCAGATGAAATCGGGCAATTAAAAGACGGCTACAACTTGATGATTACCAAGATTCAAGAACTCCTGAATAAAACCATTAATGACCAAAGAGCCAAGCGGAAACTTGAACTGAACATCCTTCAGGCACAAATCAAGCCTCATTTTCTTTATAACACACTTGACGCAATGGCATATCTCTCCCTCGCAGGAAAGAACGCGGAGCTATATGACGCTCTCGAAGCTTTGGGAGAATTTTACCGAAAAAGCCTGAGCAAAGGCGAAGAAATCATCTCGATTAAAGACGAAGTTGACATTACCCGAGATTACCTATTTTTGCAGCGGCTTCGCTACGGCGATATATTCACAGCAAAATTCGACATTGATGACGACGTTCTGAAGTATAAGACGCTAAAACTTGTTTTACAGCCGTTAGTTGAAAATTCTATCTACCACGGTATTCGGCCGAAAGGTGAACCGGGAGAAATTCTGGTTCGTGTAAAAGGCGACGGCGACCGAATCATCCTCTCCGTAGAGGATAACGGAATTGGCATGTCCGACGATGTCATCAAAGCCATTCAAAACGGCGACATTAAAGGCAGCGGTTTCGGACTGTGCGAAACGCTCGAACGTCTACGAATTTATTATGAAAGCGATAGTTCATATACAATAAAAAGCTCGAAGAACGAAGGTACAATCATTACGATTTCAATTCCAAAAGAGACTTCAGAAAGGGAAAGGACAAAAAATGACGGAATTCAACCGAGACATTAAAGTAATGCTTGTAGACGATGAAGAAAAAACTCGAAAGCTGCTGAAGCTTTTAGTCAATTGGGAAGAACTTGGCTTTACAATCTGCGGTGAAGCGTCAAGCGGTCAGGAGGCCCTCCATATGTTGGATGAGGTGCGGCCAGACCTCATCATAACCGACGTTCGCATGCCATATATGGATGGTCTTGAATTTTCAAAGCTTGCTCTTCAAGCGTACCCGAACCTGAAAATTATCGTGCTGACTGCTTACGAAGATTTTTCGAGTGCCCAGCAGAGCGTACAGATGGGTGTTTCTGCATTTCTGCTCAAACCTGTAAAGCGAGAGAGCTTGACATCTACTTTAAACTCAATTGCGAAAAAGATTGAGGAAGAACTGGATATGCAGCAGGAATATGCGCGAATTCAGGAGCAGCTTGGTCAAATGCGTGAAACCCTGCAGAAAGAATTTTTGAGTGAACTGCTGATTGCCGACTTACCGGATGATGAGATAAAGCAAAAAATCCAGTATTTTTCGCTGGAAGCGATTGAAAAGCAAGTACAGGCTGCTGTTATTACCCTGCGCGGCGAACCAGAAAACATGGATGGCGAAAAGCGGATTCTTTACAGCATGGCTGCATTGGACCTTGTAAAACAGTTTTTCAGCAATGATCCAAAGTCCTATGTTTTTTCGGATCATCTAAGCAATATCGTAGTTGCGTACACCGGCAACACCAGTACTTTTGAATCCGCAATGGAAAGATTGAAGGACATGCTTTCTTCAAAACTTCAGGGACGGGTAAGCGCGGGCATCGGCACGCTTCGCTCAGGTCTGCATGGGCTTTCCAAATCCTATCAGGAAGCCTGCATGGCGCTGAAATACTGCATTTTTTACGGGGACAGAATCGTCCTTTCCTACAAAGACGTCAGTATGGTGGATTCAGACGAAAAAGAACAAAACAAAGGATTGGATGAAATTGAATTTTTTGTACGAGCCGGTTTCCAGAAAGAGGCGGTGGAAGCAATTCACCGCTTACTAGTTCAACAGTCTTTGGCGGAAATTGAAGACATCAATGCTGTTCGCGTAAAAGGTATTAATATCATGACCCTGCTCTTTAACATTGCAGCGGAGCTGCATGTTGCATTTCCTACGCAGGAATTCGGAAAAGCCTACATGGAAATGATTAATCTAAAAGATATTTCAGAAATTGAAAAGCGGTTGATCCAAACCGCCAACGAACTCACCGATACGACACGGAAGATTCGGAAGAAAAAAAGCGGCCAGCAGATTGCCATGGTGATGGAATATATTAACGAGCACCTTTCTGACCCAACACTTGGCCTTGCGTCTCTCTCCGCGCATTTTTACCTAAATCCAAGCTACCTGAGCCGCACTTTCAAGCATCAAGTAGGTTCTTCTATCGTTGAATACCTGACTGACCTTAGGATTCAAAAAGCGAAGGAACTGCTTCAAAACAGTGATAAAATGGCCTATGAAATCGGCGCCGAAGTCGGCATTCCTGACCCGAACTACTTCGGAAAGTGCTTTAAGAAATATGCCGGATGCTCCATTCAGGAATTTAGAAAACGCGTAAAAGGATCCTCCTCAACAGATTAACACACAAGAATTAAATTCCGTCAAAATATTATTAATTTTGCTGCTATAATCTGTGCAATAAGTAAAAATACTACCATCTAGAGTAAAAATCTTGCCTTCTAACTGTAGCTTTCTTTGGTTATAATGAACGCAAGAGGAGAAATTCTCAAATCTGTTAAGGAGGAGAAAGCACTATGAACAAAGTCCTGAAAAATGTCATTGCAGGAGCTCTTTCCGCAAGTATGCTTTTCAGTATGGCTGGTTGCTCGAACAGCGGCTCCGACACGACATCAGGTGCACAGTCCGGTGACCAGCAGGTTACTCTGAAACTGTGGCACATCTGGGCAGCAGATTCCGAATCCAGCAAAGTCCCGTTCTTGAAAACACTTGACAATTTCCAAAAGGAACATCCGAACATCAAACTCGATGTTGACGCAACGGAAAACGAGACATTCAAGACCAAAATCCGCACCGCCGTTGCAGCAAACGAAGCTCCGGACATCTTTACCTACTGGGCCGGCGGCTACATGAAAAACTTTGTAACGGCCGGTAAGCTTCTCGCGTTGGATGATTATTTGAACGACGGAACAAAGGACAAACTGCTTGACGGAACGCTCGACAACATGACATTTGACGGCAAGGTCTATGGACTGCCTCACACCATGGACGTCGGCACATTCTTTGTCAATCAGGAACTGTTCGACAAGTACAACATCAAGGTTCCGACCACATACGATGAACTGGTCGACGCTTGCAAGAAGTTCCGTGCAGCCGGCGTGAAGACCCCGATGGCAGTCGGCGGCAAAGAAGCATGGTGCATTGATATGTACCTTGATATTCTTCAGGTAAGATCCGCCGGTTATGAAGCCTGCATCAATGCTCTTTCCGGCAAAGGTTCCTACGAAGACGCTGGCATTATCGACGGTGCCAAGAGGCTCCAGGAACTCGTAAAACTCGGTGCATTTGGCGACAGCCCGATGAGTATTTCCAGAGACGAATCGGAAGTTCCGTTCTACAATGGTGAAGTCCCAATGTATTTCAACGGCAGCTGGACCATCGGCAATGTCAACAAGAGTAAGGTAAAAGACAAGATTAAGATTGTTCCGTTCCCGAAAGTCGGCGACAAGAGCGATTCAACCGACCTGACTGGCGGCGTGGCTGGAACCTTTGTTGTCAGCGCTAACACGCAGTATAAAGACCAGGCGGTTACTTGCCTCAAGTATATCGCTCAGGGCTTTGCAAAAGAAGCATTCGAGGCGGGCGTAAGTCTCCCGGCTTGGAAGCTTGACATCGATGAATCTAAGGTTGATACACTGACGAAGCAACTGATGGATTTGACGAATTCGGCAAAGACCTATACGCTTTGGTGGAACACCTATCTTGATGGATCTAAGTCTGAACTCTATATGAACAAATCCTCTGAACTTTTCGCACTGAAGATTACTCCGGAACAGTACGCAAAAGATCTACAGACTATGAACTCCTAATTATTTCGGGGACCCCGGGACCTTTACCGGTCTCGGGTCCCATTTTTCGCTGACAATCCCGAATGCAAGCCAAATCTTCGGCTTCCGTTCATTACCTGTTGAGGGGAAGACCTATGAACAAAGTACTATCAAACAAAAAAGCCATTGTTTTCTTTATGCTTCCGGCTGTGCTGTTTTTTCTCTTGGTAATTTTGATGCCTGTCCTTATGTCCTTCTACTACAGCACATTGAACTGGGACGGTATGGGAAGCGGAACGTTTATTGGCTTTCAAAACTATAAAAAGCTATTCGTCGGCAATGTTGATAATTTCCCGCTATCTGTTAGAAACTCATTTCTCTTTTTACTTGCTTCTGTATTCATTCAAATACCGATTTCCCTGTTGCTGGCAATCATCTTGTCCAACGGCGTGAAGGGTGAAAACTTCTTCCGCAATGTTTATTTCGTTCCTGTCGTTTTGTCTACTGTGGTAATCGGCCAGCTGTGGATGAAAATTTATCATCCGGATTACGGCCTTCTGAACACTTTTCTTCGGAGCATCGGTCTCTCAAGCTGGGCGCATGGCTGGCTGGGTGACCAGAACACCGCATTAATCGCTACGTTTATTCCCACACTATGGCAATATACTGGGTATCATATGCTTTTGCTTTACGCCGCAATTAAGTCAATCAACCCTGAGATTTTCGAGGCAGCCAAGATTGATGGCGCAAACAGAACAAAAATTGCTTTTCGTGTTACAATTCCGATGATTCTGCCGATGCTGGAAGTCAGCTTGATTTTCTCAGTCATCGGTTCGTTAAAGGTATTTGACCTTGTATATGTTTTGACAAATGGTGGACCGGCGCAGGCAAGCGAGGTTCCAAGTACATTAATGGTTCGCACGATTTTCATGGGATATCAGTACGGCTACGGCAGCGCAATGGCTGTGTTTATCATCGCGGAATGTGTTCTGTTCACATTCGTAGTCCGCAAGATATTCAGAGCATTGCAAAGAGATTAGAGGTGTCGCAGCTATGAAAAAGAAAAGTATTCCTGCCTACTTTGGGAAAGCCATACTCTATATCTGTCTGATAATTTGGGCTATTCTATGCTTATTCCCCATCTACTGGCTATTTACATTCTCACTGAAAAACAACACGGAAATCTTCGGCGGTAACATTGTCGGCCTACCTCAAGTTTATCGCTGGAGCAACTATTCCAATGCTTTGCTGAACGGAAAAGTGGGCATCTACCTGTTAAACAGTATTATCGTTACAGCAATGACCATTCTGTTTACCGTGCTTGCTTCCACTATGGCAACGTTCGCTATGCAGCGGATGCGTTGGAAACTGAGCAAGGTTGCCATGTCCATTTTGCTTGTGGGCATGATGATTCCGATTCACGCCGCGTTGCTGCCCGTATTCGTTGTCATGCGCAACCTGAAACTGATCAACACCATTTGGTCTCTGATCATTCCTTACACTGGCTTTGCAATTCCGATGGGAATTATGATTATCTCCGGTATTTTGGACGGAATCCCAAGGGAACTCGATGAATCCGCATGCATCGACGGATGCAGTATCTACCGTCTCTTCTTCAGCATTATCCTTCCCCTGCTCCGCCCTGCTATTGCGACCTGCGCAATCTTCACGTTCCTGCAGTCGTGGAACGAACTGATGATGGCAGTTACCTTTATCAGTAAAGACGAAGCAAAGACACTCACGGTCGGTATTCAGTCCATGGCCGGTCAGTACCTCACGGAATGGGGCCCCATTGGTGCAGCTCTGATGGTTGCAACAATTCCGACATTACTCTTGTACTTCATGCTGAGCAGTCAGGTTCAAAAGAGCCTCGTTGCCGGTGCGGTAAAGGGTTAAATAAATCAACAAAAAGCCATGAGCGGAAAACGCTCATGGCTTTTTTGTTTGTTCAGATTATGCTGCAGCGTCAGACGATGAACTTCCGAATGGATTCCACAAGATTCGCATTGTCGGAATGAATGCGAAGCTCGAGTGGTTTTGAAAGATTCAGACTGAAAATGCCCATAATCGACTTTGCGTCAAGAATTCTTGGCCCATCAACCAGTTCGCACTCAACGTTCCATCTTGCAATGATGGATGAAAATTCCTTGACTTTCTGGATACTGTCGATCAAAACTTTTACGGTAGTCATGCTATTTCTCCCCTACATTTGCCGGCTTTGCTCGCTGACACGGTCGGCCACATTCTGCCGGAAGTTAATGACCTTATGTTCATATTCTTCACTCATCAGCGAAGAATGAACCATAAAATCTGCGGTAGCTTTGTTGTTCGCAATCGGAATATCGTAGACCTGAGCAATTCTCAAAAGTGCCTTCACATCCGGGTCGTGCGGCTGCGCCTCCAGAGGATCGGAGAAGAACACGACGAAATTGATCAATCCTTCCACGATTTTGGCACCAATCTGCTGGTCACCGCCGAGCGGTCCGCTGTTATAAGCCTTTACGGGCAGCCCGGTTTTTTCTGCCACAAGCCTTGCGGTAGTTCCTGTTCCGCAGAGAAAATGATGTCTCAGAATATCCTTATTTGCTTCGCACCAGTCGATGAGTTCTTTCTTTTTGCCGTCGTGCGCAATCAGCGCTATTGTTTTTTGCTTCGGGATTGTGAATGTAATAAAGGAATTATCCAATTTATTTTCCTCATTCCCTGTGTAAATTGTTTTTGACCTTATGCAAAGGGCCGCCACAGGACGAAAATCCCGCAGCGGCCGATGCCAGTCCTTATTTGGAAAGAACTTTCTTGGTCACGTCCACAATGTGAGAAGCGCAAAGGCCGTAGACCTCGAGCAACTCAGCAGCCGGGCCAGAATGACCGAACTCGTCGTTGACGCCGATCTTTGTAACCGGAGTCGGATATTCCTCACAGAGGACACTGCAGACAGCGTCGCCGAGTCCGCCAATGACGTTGTGCTCTTCAACGGTGACGATTCTGCCTGTTTCTTTCGCAGCTTTCACGATGATCTCACGATCAATCGGTTTAATGGTGTGAATGTTGATGAGACGTGCATCAATGCCGTCTTTCTCAAGCTCTTTCACAGCCTCAAGTGCACGGGAAACCATCAGGCCCGTTGCAATGATGGTAATGTCTTTACCGTCACGGAGCGTGATGCCCTTGCCAAGTTCAAATTTGTAATCATCGGAGTTATTGAAACTCTCTACCGCAAGGCGGCCAAGGCGCAGATAAACCGGGCCTTGATACTCAACCGCCGCTTTTACAGCAGCGCGCATCTCATAATGGTCCGCAGGATTAAGAACAACCATTCCCGGAAGAGAACGCATCAGAGCGATATCTTCCAAGCACTGATGGGTTGCACCGTCTTCGCCGACGGAAATACCGGCGTGAGAACCAACAATCTTTACATTCAAATGCGGGTAGCAAACGGAATTGCGGACCTGCTCAAACGCACGGCCTGCCGAAAACATAGCAAATGAATTTGCAAACGGAATTTTTCCGCAGGTTGCAAGACCTGCAGCAACGCCAACCATGTTGCACTCTGAAATACCGCAGTCGATAAAACGATCTGGGAATTTCTTCTTGAAGAACACAGACTTTGTTGCTTCAGCAAGGTCTGCATCCAGCACAACAATGTTGGGGTATTGATCGCCGATTTCTGCAAGTGTGAGGCCGTAGCTCTCACGAGTTGCCTTTTTTACCATTTCTGCCATTTATTCTGCCTCCAGTCCGGACAGTACCGCTTTAAGTTCTTGCATGGCTGTCTGATACTGTTCGTCGTTCGGGGCCTTTCCATGCCAGCCCACCTGATTTTCCATGAAGGATACGCCTTTGCCTTTGATCGTTTTCGCGATGATGGCACAGGGCTTCCCTTTTACTGTTTTTGCGTGATTCAATGCTGCCTCAATTGCATCAAAATCATGTCCGTCGATGGTCTGAACATCAAAACCGAATGATTCAAATTTTTTATCAATCGGTTCCGGACCAGCGACCTCTTCAACCGGCCCATCAATCTGGAGGCCGTTATTGTCGATGATAAGGCAGAGATTATCAAGCTTCTGATGAGCTGCAAACATGCAAGCTTCCCATACCTGGCCTTCATCGAGTTCACCGTCGCCAAGCAGGCAGTAGACGCGGTATGAGCTGCCGTCCATCTTTCCCGCAACTGCCATGCCGCAAGCAGCGGAAATGCCTTGGCCAAGAGATCCGGTGCTCATGTCAACGCCCGGAATACTCTTCATATCAGGATGTCCCTGAAGAAGTGCACCCGTGTGGCGAAGCTTTTTCAGCTCTTCCAGCGGGAAATAGCCCTTCAGTGCCAAGGTTGCATACAGACCTGGGCAGGTATGTCCCTTGGAAAGTACAAAGCGGTCGCGATCCTTTTTCTTCGGATCCTTCGGATCAACGTTCATCTCATGGAAATAGAGGTAGGTAAAAATTTCAGCTGCAGAGAGCGACCCACCCGGATGTCCTGATTTTGCATGATAGACACCATCGATGATGCCCATGCGGACCTTGCACGCGGTAATCTCGAGTGCCCTTTTCTCAGACTGTTTCATTCATAGCCTCCTAAAAAACGCATTTTTGCCATATTGGTTATTGTCCATTACAGTATATCGAATTTCCGAAAATTTTTCAATACTCGCATGGAATCCTTAAACTGCTTGTGTAAAAATTTCGCTTTTCTTCCCGGTGTTGGGCATTTGTTCATGGGATTCATGAAACGCGGTGTTTCCTTGAAAAATACATTTAGATTTTGGTTTTGCCGCGCTGATTTTTGTTCTGACATTTTTCTCAGTCTGCATGGACGTCGCTCAGATGGCCCTTAAAGCCGATGATTAAATTGTTCATTTAATTCCCATAGACGAAGTAAAATTTTCCCATGTATTTTCAAATAAGGTCTTGACAAATGAAATTATTTCCAGTATAATTGCACCAATTGAACAAGTTAATAGGCAAAATCCGATGAACAAAGGCAAGTAGCAGGCACGACGGTGACACAGAGAGCACGGTATTGGTGAAAGCCGGCACATACGATGTCTGTGAATGGATTTGTGAGGAGCACAGAGAAAGGTTTTCCGAGTACCTGTCGCCGCGTCCGCGCGTTACAGCGGAAGGGTATTCATGCGAACTGCAGCGTACCTGAATTAGACGATGAAGTTCACAGCGTACCCGTTTGAGGGGAAC
This genomic interval carries:
- a CDS encoding sensor histidine kinase, with protein sequence MKKVLVRLKKTYMNFRISTKLSVLYLFVFLLSMFLSWIVYYNLNYRFSIQKSGELSMQTLYSLKSNITNLLQNVDYNSRVILSNNDVQTILSNGQEEDTFVAEKKMKTILTLLINTMPSIESIYVFDNYGHFYGAGRGMNYSLKLSSITGAPWYKQVVNLRGASLFQLHANNIFSAENKDSSVSMVRLINGTVSQRPIGILLMNISNSALEESYHEIVKKYGSNVILLNESNEYIISNESIPKENVAMILKNSEENRDAPIILKSGGKRFIYSSITLDSPAWKIIMGIPMEEIDKELALYQRITFIIIFLNIILLLGGIMISSRLITVPIHKLLESMRGVQKGNFVTVNMNTGADEIGQLKDGYNLMITKIQELLNKTINDQRAKRKLELNILQAQIKPHFLYNTLDAMAYLSLAGKNAELYDALEALGEFYRKSLSKGEEIISIKDEVDITRDYLFLQRLRYGDIFTAKFDIDDDVLKYKTLKLVLQPLVENSIYHGIRPKGEPGEILVRVKGDGDRIILSVEDNGIGMSDDVIKAIQNGDIKGSGFGLCETLERLRIYYESDSSYTIKSSKNEGTIITISIPKETSERERTKNDGIQPRH
- a CDS encoding carbohydrate ABC transporter permease — translated: MNKVLSNKKAIVFFMLPAVLFFLLVILMPVLMSFYYSTLNWDGMGSGTFIGFQNYKKLFVGNVDNFPLSVRNSFLFLLASVFIQIPISLLLAIILSNGVKGENFFRNVYFVPVVLSTVVIGQLWMKIYHPDYGLLNTFLRSIGLSSWAHGWLGDQNTALIATFIPTLWQYTGYHMLLLYAAIKSINPEIFEAAKIDGANRTKIAFRVTIPMILPMLEVSLIFSVIGSLKVFDLVYVLTNGGPAQASEVPSTLMVRTIFMGYQYGYGSAMAVFIIAECVLFTFVVRKIFRALQRD
- a CDS encoding extracellular solute-binding protein codes for the protein MNKVLKNVIAGALSASMLFSMAGCSNSGSDTTSGAQSGDQQVTLKLWHIWAADSESSKVPFLKTLDNFQKEHPNIKLDVDATENETFKTKIRTAVAANEAPDIFTYWAGGYMKNFVTAGKLLALDDYLNDGTKDKLLDGTLDNMTFDGKVYGLPHTMDVGTFFVNQELFDKYNIKVPTTYDELVDACKKFRAAGVKTPMAVGGKEAWCIDMYLDILQVRSAGYEACINALSGKGSYEDAGIIDGAKRLQELVKLGAFGDSPMSISRDESEVPFYNGEVPMYFNGSWTIGNVNKSKVKDKIKIVPFPKVGDKSDSTDLTGGVAGTFVVSANTQYKDQAVTCLKYIAQGFAKEAFEAGVSLPAWKLDIDESKVDTLTKQLMDLTNSAKTYTLWWNTYLDGSKSELYMNKSSELFALKITPEQYAKDLQTMNS
- a CDS encoding response regulator; translation: MTEFNRDIKVMLVDDEEKTRKLLKLLVNWEELGFTICGEASSGQEALHMLDEVRPDLIITDVRMPYMDGLEFSKLALQAYPNLKIIVLTAYEDFSSAQQSVQMGVSAFLLKPVKRESLTSTLNSIAKKIEEELDMQQEYARIQEQLGQMRETLQKEFLSELLIADLPDDEIKQKIQYFSLEAIEKQVQAAVITLRGEPENMDGEKRILYSMAALDLVKQFFSNDPKSYVFSDHLSNIVVAYTGNTSTFESAMERLKDMLSSKLQGRVSAGIGTLRSGLHGLSKSYQEACMALKYCIFYGDRIVLSYKDVSMVDSDEKEQNKGLDEIEFFVRAGFQKEAVEAIHRLLVQQSLAEIEDINAVRVKGINIMTLLFNIAAELHVAFPTQEFGKAYMEMINLKDISEIEKRLIQTANELTDTTRKIRKKKSGQQIAMVMEYINEHLSDPTLGLASLSAHFYLNPSYLSRTFKHQVGSSIVEYLTDLRIQKAKELLQNSDKMAYEIGAEVGIPDPNYFGKCFKKYAGCSIQEFRKRVKGSSSTD
- a CDS encoding methylglyoxal synthase, producing MDNSFITFTIPKQKTIALIAHDGKKKELIDWCEANKDILRHHFLCGTGTTARLVAEKTGLPVKAYNSGPLGGDQQIGAKIVEGLINFVVFFSDPLEAQPHDPDVKALLRIAQVYDIPIANNKATADFMVHSSLMSEEYEHKVINFRQNVADRVSEQSRQM
- a CDS encoding carbohydrate ABC transporter permease, which encodes MKKKSIPAYFGKAILYICLIIWAILCLFPIYWLFTFSLKNNTEIFGGNIVGLPQVYRWSNYSNALLNGKVGIYLLNSIIVTAMTILFTVLASTMATFAMQRMRWKLSKVAMSILLVGMMIPIHAALLPVFVVMRNLKLINTIWSLIIPYTGFAIPMGIMIISGILDGIPRELDESACIDGCSIYRLFFSIILPLLRPAIATCAIFTFLQSWNELMMAVTFISKDEAKTLTVGIQSMAGQYLTEWGPIGAALMVATIPTLLLYFMLSSQVQKSLVAGAVKG
- a CDS encoding HPr family phosphocarrier protein; this translates as MTTVKVLIDSIQKVKEFSSIIARWNVECELVDGPRILDAKSIMGIFSLNLSKPLELRIHSDNANLVESIRKFIV
- a CDS encoding transketolase — protein: MKQSEKRALEITACKVRMGIIDGVYHAKSGHPGGSLSAAEIFTYLYFHEMNVDPKDPKKKDRDRFVLSKGHTCPGLYATLALKGYFPLEELKKLRHTGALLQGHPDMKSIPGVDMSTGSLGQGISAACGMAVAGKMDGSSYRVYCLLGDGELDEGQVWEACMFAAHQKLDNLCLIIDNNGLQIDGPVEEVAGPEPIDKKFESFGFDVQTIDGHDFDAIEAALNHAKTVKGKPCAIIAKTIKGKGVSFMENQVGWHGKAPNDEQYQTAMQELKAVLSGLEAE
- a CDS encoding transketolase family protein codes for the protein MAEMVKKATRESYGLTLAEIGDQYPNIVVLDADLAEATKSVFFKKKFPDRFIDCGISECNMVGVAAGLATCGKIPFANSFAMFSAGRAFEQVRNSVCYPHLNVKIVGSHAGISVGEDGATHQCLEDIALMRSLPGMVVLNPADHYEMRAAVKAAVEYQGPVYLRLGRLAVESFNNSDDYKFELGKGITLRDGKDITIIATGLMVSRALEAVKELEKDGIDARLINIHTIKPIDREIIVKAAKETGRIVTVEEHNVIGGLGDAVCSVLCEEYPTPVTKIGVNDEFGHSGPAAELLEVYGLCASHIVDVTKKVLSK